A DNA window from Ranitomeya imitator isolate aRanImi1 chromosome 2, aRanImi1.pri, whole genome shotgun sequence contains the following coding sequences:
- the ZBTB34 gene encoding zinc finger and BTB domain-containing protein 34, protein MDSNSFIQFEVPEYSSTVLSQLNELRMQGKLCDIIVHIQGQPFRAHKAVLAASSPYFRDHSALSTMSGLTISVIKNPNVFEQLLSFCYTGRMSVQLKDVVSFLTAASFLQMQCVIDKCTQILESIHSKINVVEVGGEDDQNNHNGIKDDSYFANPVDISPPYSGHVRQSIVSNELKMDGIASKSLRIRPQEEGQSDRGSSGSNSEHEIQIEGEAEHGDAARESQITEVKVKTEKSDRPSCSDSSSLGDDGYHTEMVDGEQVVTLNVGSYGSVLQHAYSFSQAASQNANISEPYGSLSNSSPSRSMLSCYRGGRVRPKRASNLTSEVPNVIQSSENETVVSTPAYESSPRERSNRGYWHPYNERLICIYCGKTFNQKGSLDRHMRLHMGITPFVCKYCGKKYTRKDQLEYHIRGHTDDKPFRCEVCGKCFPFQGTLNQHLRKNHPGVAEVRNRMESPERTEAFVDQSDVSVSEVNMDSNMEIHAVTTTPE, encoded by the coding sequence ATGGACAGCAACAGCTTCATCCAGTTTGAGGTGCCGGAGTACAGTAGTACAGTCCTAAGCCAGCTCAATGAGCTTCGGATGCAGGGGAAATTGTGCGACATAATCGTCCACATCCAAGGTCAACCTTTCCGTGCCCACAAGGCAGTCCTTGCTGCCAGCTCTCCATATTTCCGTGACCATTCAGCTCTAAGTACCATGAGTGGCTTAACGATATCGGTTATCAAAAATCCTAATGTTTTTGAACAATTACTGTCATTTTGCTACACTGGAAGAATGTCCGTACAGCTGAAGGATGTCGTGAGCTTCCTAACTGCAGCCAGCTTTCTCCAAATGCAATGTGTCATTGACAAGTGCACTCAAATTCTAGAGAGCATCCACTCAAAAATTAACGTTGTAGAAGTAGGCGGAGAAGATGATCAAAATAACCATAATGGTATCAAAGATGATAGCTACTTTGCAAACCCCGTGGATATATCTCCACCATACAGCGGGCATGTGCGACAGTCAATTGTAAGTAATGAATTAAAGATGGATGGCATTGCCAGCAAAAGTCTAAGGATCCGTCCTCAAGAAGAGGGGCAGTCAGACAGGGGCAGCAGTGGAAGCAATTCAGAACATGAAATTCAGATAGAGGGAGAAGCCGAACACGGCGATGCAGCAAGAGAGAGTCAAATAACAGAAGTCAAAGTCAAAACCGAAAAGTCGGATCGGCCAAGCTGTTCCGATAGCTCCTCACTCGGTGATGACGGCTACCACACTGAAATGGTTGATGGAGAGCAAGTGGTGACATTGAATGTAGGTTCCTACGGGTCTGTTTTGCAACATGCATATTCCTTTTCACAAGCTGCTTCCCAAAATGCCAACATATCCGAGCCCTATGGAAGCTTAAGCAACTCTAGTCCTTCCAGGTCCATGCTTAGCTGCTATCGAGGGGGCCGGGTGCGCCCAAAGCGAGCATCAAACCTAACAAGCGAGGTGCCAAACGTCATCCAAAGTTCAGAAAATGAAACTGTCGTGAGCACGCCAGCTTACGAGAGCAGCCCACGTGAAAGGTCAAATCGAGGCTACTGGCATCCCTACAATGAGAGACTCATCTGTATCTACTGCGGCAAGACTTTTAACCAGAAGGGGAGTCTTGACCGTCACATGCGTCTTCATATGGGCATCACACCTTTTGTATGCAAGTATTGTGGCAAGAAATACACACGCAAAGACCAACTGGAATACCATATACGGGGGCATACAGATGACAAGCCTTTCCGGTGTGAAGTGTGTGGCAAATGCTTCCCTTTCCAGGGCACTCTCAATCAGCATTTACGGAAAAACCACCCAGGGGTTGCTGAGGTGAGAAACCGAATGGAATCGCCAGAGAGAACAGAGGCTTTCGTAGACCAAAGTGATGTTTCAGTATCAGAAGTGAACATGGACTCGAATATGGAGATTCACGCAGTCACTACCACACCCGAATAA